CATAAGCTAGCGGAACGTTGCCCAGTAGTATGATGCATTGGGCTCCGGTACCAAGTCTCAATGATTTTGGCCATTGTTTATAAGAAGGGTTTGATTGAATCAAGACCCTGATGTTCCCTGATCGGTTAACCTGGTTTTCGACAGCCACAACTTTGCCAGAAAACGTCCCAAAGGATTGATCGGGCCAGCCTCCAAAAACCAAAGCCGGAAAACCGTCAAAAACAATTCTCACTTCAAGGTCTTTGTCTAATAAGGGTTGATCCATTGGTCTGACAAACAGCTCTACGGCGAATTCAAGATCAGAAGGTATGATGCGTAATAACTTATCTCCCGTCTTAATAATTTCACCGATTCCTGATTTTTCGATTTCTGTTGCCTGACCACTTTGAGGAGCTAATATATAGTACATTTCATTTCGCAATTTGTAGCTTGAGTACAGATTTTGGAGTTTAGCAATATCGGCCTCTGCGCTTGCTATTAAGGAGAGTGTTTGATATCTATCTCCTTCTACCTTTGATAATTTTTCATTGTATTCTTGTTTGAGGCTATTCAATTCTATCTTCTGGTTGATTAAATCTTGTTTTGTATTGATAAATTTGATTTCCGCACTGATTTTTTTGGCCTGGGCGTTTTGTTGATTTTGTGTCCTTTGCTCCAGCTGGGTGAGAGAGACCAATCCTCTTTCATGCATTTGTTTTTGACGCTCAAGTTGCGCAGTAGCTATTTGTAATTCACTGGAGGAAGTAAGATATTCAGTACTGTCTGCGATCAATCTGACCTCCGTTTGAGAAATTTTGTTCTCCAATTGACTTAGCTTTAAGGTCATGGCCTCTTGAAGAGATTGATATTGAGTTTCTGCAGTTTCAGCTTTATTGAAATAATTCAGGTTGGCTGTTTCTTTGGCTTTGATTTGTTCTTGTGTTCTTTTCAATAGCTCGGGATCCAAGTACTCTAGTTTTATTTCCTGCAATTGTACAAGGGTATCTCCTGCTTTGACCGTTTGCC
This window of the Saprospiraceae bacterium genome carries:
- a CDS encoding HlyD family efflux transporter periplasmic adaptor subunit produces the protein MTHQTILLPKSAKLIYRDQANQGIRWWMTGLFFGCVLLLFLPWTQNIQGTATVTTLRQEERPQEVNSAIDGKVVKWFVQEGQTVKAGDTLVQLQEIKLEYLDPELLKRTQEQIKAKETANLNYFNKAETAETQYQSLQEAMTLKLSQLENKISQTEVRLIADSTEYLTSSSELQIATAQLERQKQMHERGLVSLTQLEQRTQNQQNAQAKKISAEIKFINTKQDLINQKIELNSLKQEYNEKLSKVEGDRYQTLSLIASAEADIAKLQNLYSSYKLRNEMYYILAPQSGQATEIEKSGIGEIIKTGDKLLRIIPSDLEFAVELFVRPMDQPLLDKDLEVRIVFDGFPALVFGGWPDQSFGTFSGKVVAVENQVNRSGNIRVLIQSNPSYKQWPKSLRLGTGAQCIILLGNVPLAYEIWRKINGFPPEFYHSKNKN